Proteins encoded within one genomic window of Cytophagales bacterium:
- a CDS encoding polysaccharide deacetylase family protein, with amino-acid sequence MSIQVGFTQTTAEKLGYDKDAILLILHADDLGVANSVNAATIAALEEGTINSASIMVPCPWFPQAAAYAKENPEMDLGLHLTLTAEWDEYKWDGVSSASEISSLLNEEAHFPPSVAEVVQSATVKELEKELIAQVERALAFGIKPTHLDSHMGTLFQTPAFFEAYQRVGKRYKIPVFIPYGHISAAPQLVNSIMKDQILVDRLFSISPAIGERDWNEYYMDILRNMKPGLNEIIVHFAYDNAEMQAVAVNHPDFGSAWRQRDLEALQNQAFKDLIKERNIHLVSWRDIQEAQYGE; translated from the coding sequence TTGTCAATACAAGTTGGGTTTACACAAACCACAGCTGAGAAGCTTGGCTATGATAAAGACGCGATCCTTCTGATCTTACATGCTGATGATCTAGGTGTGGCCAATTCGGTGAATGCAGCCACCATTGCTGCATTAGAAGAAGGGACCATCAATTCAGCGAGTATCATGGTGCCTTGTCCCTGGTTTCCGCAGGCAGCAGCATACGCTAAAGAAAATCCGGAAATGGACCTTGGGCTTCACTTGACTTTAACGGCGGAGTGGGATGAATATAAATGGGATGGTGTATCCAGTGCCTCGGAGATCTCCAGCTTGCTCAACGAGGAAGCACATTTTCCTCCGTCTGTTGCGGAGGTGGTTCAAAGTGCGACCGTGAAAGAATTAGAAAAGGAACTCATTGCACAGGTGGAACGCGCCCTGGCTTTTGGGATCAAACCAACACATCTGGATAGTCATATGGGTACCTTGTTCCAAACACCCGCTTTTTTCGAAGCTTATCAGCGAGTAGGGAAGCGCTATAAGATTCCGGTTTTTATTCCTTATGGCCACATATCTGCCGCCCCTCAATTGGTGAACAGTATCATGAAGGATCAGATTCTTGTGGATCGTTTATTCTCGATCAGTCCGGCTATCGGCGAAAGAGATTGGAACGAGTATTACATGGATATTCTGAGGAACATGAAGCCCGGACTGAATGAGATCATCGTGCACTTTGCCTATGACAATGCAGAAATGCAAGCTGTAGCAGTCAATCACCCTGACTTTGGCTCGGCTTGGCGGCAAAGAGACCTGGAAGCTTTACAAAACCAGGCATTCAAAGACCTGATCAAAGAACGCAATATCCATCTGGTATCCTGGAGGGATATTCAGGAAGCACAATATGGGGAGTAG
- a CDS encoding DnaJ domain-containing protein: MRSHHLQVLRLTENASKEEIKSAYRELSKRYHPDVNSEAGAHEKFLEIKAAYEYLTDERPDPQLDDYFQSSQTQQPSEEEIWRAEQRRKNKEKEQERERQQALLIMRLIRYFRPVAWLILTWNVLLTVDYLLPYEQHDQNTMTVLQGVEYKRGGNNPRYDRIIFEEFEMKFEKGELPRKRDLQKIDSTIVEATTIFRKPMAVYITQDGNTNRYQQVYNVYIIFGYLIPIMLIMCGLFFYFKKPPYRLNVAILMVPLTFVQLIFFISQ; the protein is encoded by the coding sequence TTGCGTTCACATCATCTTCAGGTTCTAAGACTCACCGAAAATGCCTCCAAAGAGGAGATCAAGTCTGCGTATCGAGAGCTATCCAAGCGATATCACCCAGATGTGAATTCAGAAGCCGGGGCGCATGAGAAATTCCTGGAGATCAAGGCGGCCTATGAATACTTGACTGATGAGCGACCTGATCCACAGCTTGATGACTATTTTCAGTCGAGTCAGACGCAACAGCCATCTGAAGAAGAGATTTGGCGGGCGGAGCAGCGACGAAAAAACAAGGAGAAGGAACAAGAACGAGAAAGGCAGCAAGCGTTGTTGATCATGAGGTTGATACGATATTTCAGGCCGGTAGCATGGTTGATCCTGACTTGGAATGTACTGCTGACTGTTGATTATCTGTTACCGTACGAACAGCATGATCAGAACACCATGACTGTACTACAGGGAGTCGAGTACAAACGTGGGGGCAATAACCCTCGCTATGATCGCATCATTTTTGAGGAGTTCGAAATGAAGTTTGAAAAAGGTGAATTGCCTCGCAAGAGAGACCTTCAAAAAATAGATAGTACGATAGTGGAGGCTACTACCATTTTTAGAAAGCCTATGGCAGTTTACATTACCCAGGATGGCAATACAAACCGATACCAACAGGTCTACAATGTCTACATCATCTTTGGTTACCTGATTCCTATTATGTTGATAATGTGTGGGTTGTTCTTCTATTTCAAAAAGCCGCCCTATCGATTGAACGTTGCGATCCTAATGGTTCCCCTTACTTTTGTCCAACTGATTTTTTTCATCAGCCAATGA
- a CDS encoding glycoside hydrolase, giving the protein MRFLKVILVLVPLFGFTQLPAQSIDQSNYQELKYRMIGPFRASRTVGGEGIPSQPNVFFVGVNNGGVWKTDDFGRTWNPIFDDAPTGSVGDLAVSPVNPDIIYVGTGEGLHRPDLGVGDGIFKSTNGGKTWNHIGLSDVQQVGRLIIHPTNPDIVFVAGLGHPYGANKERGVFRTTNGGQSWEKVLYIDQNTGAIQVEFDPNDPNILFADMWEHREGPWENARFSGDNSGLYKSVDGGSTWKQLTEGLPTADDGLGRIGVGIAPSNSKIMYATVDASRNGGIYRSKDAGESWSLIHEDYRLWGRGGDFAEIKVHPKDPNKLYVGNIASYTSDDGGKSWMSIKGAPGGDDYHRIWINPEQPDIMLFVTDQGATVTVNAGKTWSSWYNQPTSQLYHVTTDNQFPYWVYGGQQESGAIGIASRGNGGQISFREFIGVGADEYGYVAPDPKDPNIIYGGRVMKFDKRTGQSQNVAPEAVRSGKYRILRTMPLLFHPSDPNMLLFATNVLWKSLNGGDSWEIISPDLTYEQPEVPASIGGFATPQMKTMKRRGVIYAVAASPLDVNIIWAGTDDGRVHLTVDGGKTWKEVTPKAVKSWDKISIIDAGHFDENTACIAVNAIRKDDMRPHIYRTTDGGKTWKRIVNGLPDNGPVNVVKEDPKQDGLLFAGTERQVYFSVDAGENWQSLRQNMPASSIRDLVIKDNDLVVGTHGRSIWILDNISPLRGLSAAGEQATLYPVAEAYRVRWNMFSDTPLPPEEPTGENPPDGAIIDFYLSKAAIKVRLDILDASNQVIRSYASTDQAESIDTTKLPHPTYWIRPFEPLHTSKGHHRFVWDLRHEPPNGTNRQFAIAAVWKKTPSGPHGPFVVPGTYKVRLTVDGNAYTQDLAVKLDPRVAASEADIKLQGLYSKRCYDGYNALQEMREDLEERIAAGGRTSALQALRGRGNPGEQDLLYGSIYHRDPQEETIVGLQGKFIYLMNLLQGADVKPTSQTMEGVKQLEKSVEVLKERWKKVVK; this is encoded by the coding sequence ATGAGATTTCTCAAAGTAATACTGGTATTGGTCCCATTGTTTGGATTCACTCAATTACCAGCGCAATCCATTGATCAGTCCAACTACCAGGAACTAAAGTACCGCATGATTGGTCCTTTTCGGGCAAGTAGAACCGTGGGAGGCGAAGGGATACCTTCACAGCCAAATGTGTTTTTTGTAGGAGTCAATAATGGCGGGGTTTGGAAAACAGATGACTTTGGTCGGACCTGGAACCCCATTTTTGATGATGCGCCCACGGGCTCTGTAGGCGACCTGGCGGTCTCTCCGGTAAATCCTGACATCATTTACGTGGGAACGGGAGAAGGCTTACACCGGCCAGACCTGGGTGTTGGAGATGGTATATTTAAGAGTACCAATGGCGGAAAAACCTGGAATCACATTGGGTTGTCCGATGTACAGCAGGTAGGGCGCTTGATCATTCATCCTACCAATCCGGATATTGTTTTTGTGGCGGGATTGGGCCATCCCTATGGTGCCAATAAGGAACGAGGCGTTTTCCGAACCACCAATGGAGGTCAAAGTTGGGAAAAAGTGCTCTACATCGATCAAAATACTGGAGCCATTCAGGTAGAATTCGATCCTAATGATCCCAATATCCTATTTGCGGATATGTGGGAGCATCGGGAAGGGCCATGGGAAAACGCTCGCTTTTCAGGCGATAATAGTGGGCTATATAAGTCAGTGGATGGAGGAAGTACCTGGAAGCAACTGACAGAAGGATTACCTACTGCCGATGATGGTTTGGGAAGGATTGGTGTGGGAATTGCACCATCGAACTCAAAGATCATGTATGCGACCGTCGACGCAAGTCGAAATGGAGGTATCTATAGAAGTAAGGATGCCGGAGAAAGCTGGTCTTTAATTCACGAAGATTATCGCCTCTGGGGCCGTGGAGGTGATTTTGCAGAAATCAAAGTGCATCCAAAAGACCCTAATAAACTGTATGTAGGAAATATTGCTTCGTATACCTCGGATGATGGTGGTAAATCCTGGATGTCCATCAAAGGGGCACCGGGAGGAGATGATTACCATCGCATTTGGATCAATCCGGAACAACCCGATATCATGCTTTTTGTGACAGATCAGGGAGCTACTGTGACGGTGAATGCCGGTAAGACCTGGAGTTCCTGGTACAACCAACCCACCTCTCAGCTTTATCATGTCACCACTGATAATCAATTTCCCTATTGGGTGTATGGCGGCCAGCAGGAAAGCGGTGCCATTGGGATTGCGAGTCGTGGAAATGGAGGTCAAATATCTTTCAGGGAATTCATTGGGGTAGGAGCAGATGAATATGGCTATGTTGCACCAGACCCAAAAGATCCGAATATCATTTATGGAGGCCGTGTGATGAAGTTTGATAAGCGGACCGGGCAGTCGCAGAATGTCGCTCCTGAGGCAGTTCGATCGGGTAAGTATCGTATTTTAAGAACCATGCCTTTGCTCTTTCATCCGTCCGATCCTAACATGTTACTCTTCGCCACCAATGTGCTTTGGAAATCTCTGAATGGTGGAGACAGTTGGGAAATCATCAGTCCTGATCTCACCTACGAGCAACCTGAAGTCCCAGCAAGTATTGGAGGTTTTGCCACACCCCAAATGAAAACCATGAAAAGAAGAGGGGTGATCTATGCGGTAGCAGCATCTCCTTTGGATGTCAATATCATTTGGGCGGGTACTGATGATGGTAGGGTTCACCTGACCGTAGATGGAGGTAAAACCTGGAAAGAAGTTACGCCGAAAGCGGTGAAATCATGGGACAAGATCTCCATCATTGACGCGGGGCATTTTGATGAAAATACAGCCTGCATCGCGGTAAATGCCATTCGAAAAGATGATATGCGACCTCACATTTATCGGACTACAGATGGAGGTAAAACCTGGAAGAGGATCGTGAATGGTCTTCCTGATAATGGACCCGTTAATGTGGTAAAAGAAGACCCTAAACAAGATGGTTTATTGTTTGCCGGAACGGAACGACAAGTCTACTTTTCAGTGGATGCAGGTGAGAACTGGCAATCTCTACGTCAAAATATGCCCGCTTCTTCTATTCGGGACCTGGTCATCAAAGACAATGATCTTGTAGTAGGAACACACGGTCGTTCCATTTGGATCCTGGACAATATTTCGCCATTGAGGGGGCTGAGTGCGGCAGGAGAACAAGCTACTTTGTATCCGGTTGCTGAAGCCTATCGGGTACGTTGGAACATGTTCAGCGATACGCCACTTCCACCTGAGGAACCGACGGGGGAGAATCCGCCAGATGGAGCCATCATTGACTTTTACCTGTCCAAAGCAGCCATCAAGGTAAGACTGGACATACTGGATGCCTCAAATCAAGTCATCCGCTCTTATGCGAGCACGGATCAGGCAGAATCGATTGATACCACGAAGTTGCCACACCCCACTTATTGGATTCGTCCGTTTGAACCTCTTCATACCTCAAAGGGACATCATCGATTTGTTTGGGATTTAAGGCATGAACCTCCTAATGGAACGAATCGGCAATTCGCTATTGCAGCAGTATGGAAGAAAACCCCAAGCGGACCCCATGGACCATTCGTTGTGCCTGGAACCTATAAAGTTCGATTAACTGTAGATGGCAATGCTTATACGCAGGATCTCGCTGTAAAACTGGACCCGAGGGTGGCTGCTTCGGAGGCAGACATCAAATTACAGGGATTGTACTCCAAAAGATGCTATGATGGTTATAATGCTTTGCAGGAGATGCGGGAAGATTTGGAAGAACGTATTGCCGCAGGAGGTAGAACTTCAGCACTCCAGGCTTTAAGAGGTAGAGGTAACCCCGGAGAGCAGGATTTGCTTTACGGTAGTATTTATCATCGCGATCCCCAGGAAGAAACCATCGTCGGACTACAAGGAAAATTCATTTATCTAATGAACTTGTTGCAAGGTGCTGACGTAAAGCCTACGTCTCAAACCATGGAAGGAGTGAAGCAACTGGAAAAGTCGGTGGAGGTATTGAAAGAAAGGTGGAAGAAGGTAGTTAAGTGA
- a CDS encoding DUF5916 domain-containing protein: MSFRLFYYSLLLFCGAIVFANPGERRNSFYAENPPVIDGILNDDVWQQAGQVTGFQTFVPDFSQKMEHKTIAYWSHDEENLYFAFKCFDEPNMIKTSVAARDKIQDDDWVCINLDSFNDRQTLYGFYINPNGIQMDTRFAGGRDDAGIDMIWYSAGQIDDEGYTVEIKIPFKSIRYAVKDGQVDMGVIFERRISRLSTQGTFPALDPGQGLNFLTQTMPLHFDRVKKTTLLELLPAVTYGNSKIREEGETIADDQADLSLTAKYGITSDLILDATYNPDFSQVEADALQVEVNQRFPVFFPERRPFFQEGSEHFTHAGGSGRAEIRNIVNTRSIVNPITAGKLTGKIGNSNIISVIGAVDELDTAYNANVGVVRYKRAFTRDSYLGGFWTGRNEDDFFNLVYGLDGQYRINDASLVSGYLFNSGTREDINASVTNVHAAAANFSVRNRTVNYGGGYTNIGQDFQSAVGFVTRTGIVKYNVFYSPKFYPKESLIKRIDPLVYVSYTLDKPSGLYEYSYFTRTNITLPRNTRLNVSANSSNEIFEGQKFDRSSISLDARSQLTKRIFISGNYRWQRRPNYGESEQGRGKSIRGSLIFQFSDNLNSEWRYNYTNLFNSETGEKYFDIHILSSRNTYQINKYMFFRAIVQYNSLTQVLSPNFLASFTYIPGTVVHFGYGAVLDRREWDPETREYFEGSRHTAKAQGLFFKASYLWRH, encoded by the coding sequence ATGTCTTTCAGACTTTTTTACTACAGTTTACTACTTTTTTGTGGGGCAATCGTATTCGCTAATCCTGGCGAACGACGAAACTCTTTTTACGCAGAAAATCCACCCGTCATCGATGGAATCTTGAATGATGACGTTTGGCAGCAAGCCGGACAAGTCACCGGGTTCCAAACTTTTGTTCCGGATTTTTCTCAAAAAATGGAACACAAGACCATTGCCTACTGGTCCCACGACGAAGAAAACCTCTACTTCGCCTTTAAGTGCTTCGATGAACCGAACATGATCAAAACTTCTGTGGCGGCCCGCGATAAAATTCAGGATGATGATTGGGTATGCATCAATTTGGACTCTTTCAACGACAGACAAACACTTTACGGGTTTTACATCAATCCTAATGGAATCCAGATGGATACTCGCTTTGCTGGAGGTCGGGATGATGCTGGGATCGATATGATCTGGTACAGCGCAGGACAAATTGATGATGAAGGGTATACCGTAGAAATTAAAATTCCTTTTAAAAGCATTCGATATGCCGTCAAAGACGGCCAGGTGGACATGGGTGTAATCTTCGAACGAAGAATCAGCCGACTCTCAACGCAAGGCACTTTCCCTGCCCTGGATCCGGGACAAGGACTTAATTTTCTTACACAAACCATGCCGCTGCACTTCGATCGAGTGAAGAAAACGACCTTGCTTGAATTATTGCCTGCCGTGACTTACGGGAATTCTAAAATTCGGGAAGAAGGTGAAACTATCGCCGATGACCAGGCAGATCTTAGTCTTACCGCAAAATATGGCATTACTTCTGACCTCATTCTTGATGCCACGTACAATCCAGATTTTAGTCAAGTGGAAGCGGATGCCTTGCAAGTAGAAGTGAACCAACGATTTCCGGTGTTTTTCCCAGAAAGGAGACCCTTTTTTCAGGAAGGGAGTGAACACTTTACGCATGCCGGAGGTTCCGGGAGAGCTGAAATCCGAAACATTGTCAATACCCGGTCCATCGTCAATCCCATTACGGCAGGAAAGCTCACTGGAAAAATTGGCAACTCCAATATCATTTCAGTGATTGGTGCGGTGGATGAGTTGGATACAGCTTATAATGCCAATGTAGGGGTAGTTCGTTACAAGAGAGCATTTACCCGAGACAGTTATCTAGGCGGGTTCTGGACCGGGAGAAATGAGGACGATTTCTTCAATTTGGTCTATGGTCTGGATGGGCAATATCGAATCAACGACGCAAGCCTTGTCAGTGGCTATTTATTTAATTCTGGGACCCGGGAAGACATCAATGCTTCAGTAACTAATGTACACGCCGCGGCAGCCAATTTTTCAGTAAGGAACCGAACCGTGAATTACGGAGGTGGATACACCAACATCGGACAAGACTTTCAATCAGCTGTTGGCTTTGTTACTCGCACAGGCATTGTCAAATACAATGTATTCTACAGCCCCAAATTCTATCCCAAAGAAAGCCTCATCAAGCGTATCGATCCGCTGGTCTATGTATCCTACACCCTGGATAAGCCCAGCGGCCTGTATGAATACAGTTACTTCACTCGCACGAACATTACCCTACCTCGCAACACCAGATTAAATGTGTCGGCCAATTCTTCTAATGAAATATTTGAAGGTCAGAAGTTTGACCGGAGCAGCATTTCATTGGATGCACGTTCACAACTCACCAAACGGATCTTTATTTCCGGGAATTACCGTTGGCAACGCCGGCCCAATTATGGTGAATCTGAACAAGGGCGTGGAAAATCTATTCGTGGCAGTCTTATCTTCCAATTTTCAGATAACCTGAATTCCGAATGGCGGTACAATTACACCAATCTTTTCAATTCAGAAACAGGTGAGAAATACTTTGACATTCACATTCTCTCTTCGCGCAATACCTATCAGATTAACAAATACATGTTTTTCAGAGCGATTGTACAATACAATTCATTGACTCAGGTGTTGTCTCCTAACTTCCTGGCCTCATTTACATACATTCCAGGAACAGTAGTTCATTTCGGGTATGGCGCTGTACTGGACCGTAGGGAATGGGATCCTGAAACGCGGGAGTATTTTGAAGGCAGTCGACACACCGCCAAAGCACAGGGATTATTTTTCAAGGCTTCCTACTTGTGGCGGCATTGA